TTATAAACCCTAACGTTACGGTAATGTCAAGTAATTATTTTCAAACGTCAGAAAGCCTGCTAATATCCCTAATTATTAGCAGGCTTTCTTGAAATCAGTAAATAAAAGTAATCGTTACATTACTTTCTCAGCTACAGGTATTACAAGGGTCACAGGGATCGCATGTATTACAGGATTCATCGCATGGGTTATAGCAATCACCATTCGGGTCACATGGGTCACAACAACTATCAGGATCGCATACACATTCATCATAACAATCACCACATGGATTACATGGGTCACATTCCGGTTCACAGGTGTTGCATGGGTCACATGTGTTGCATGGGTCACATTCTGGTTCACATGTATTGCATGGGTCACATGTATTGCATGGGTCACATGTATTACATGGGTCGCAAGTGTTATTTGAAGTATTGGTTTCTTCAGCTGAGACGCTAATACCTATTGTATGTTCAAATTCACCATCCTCTGTAATAACAGTAATATAGGCACCAATTGGCTCTATGGCTTCAACCAATCCATTTTCATCTACTGTTACTTTTGTAATATCGCTTGATTCCCAAAAAACTGTGGTATTCGTTGCATCTATTGGTTCAATCACCACAGATAACTGAAGTGTTTCTCCGACTTTAAGCGTTTGATCCCCTCCTACAATTTCCACACCGGTAACAT
Above is a window of Atribacterota bacterium DNA encoding:
- a CDS encoding Ig-like domain-containing protein; this translates as MNVNKRVRLIVSLLITGVLLSGCFPGITHVTGVEIVGGDQTLKVGETLQLSVVIEPIDATNTTVFWESSDITKVTVDENGLVEAIEPIGAYITVITEDGEFEHTIGISVSAEETNTSNNTCDPCNTCDPCNTCDPCNTCEPECDPCNTCDPCNTCEPECDPCNPCGDCYDECVCDPDSCCDPCDPNGDCYNPCDESCNTCDPCDPCNTCS